CGGTCGGCCTGTCGAACGTCGCGACGAACACGCTCGGCCCGTACACGCTGGTCGGCGGCGTCGTCTCCGCCGGGATGAGCGCGGTCCTCCTCCCGCTTTTCGGTCTCGCGCTCGGGCACCTCTACCTCGAAGCCAGTCGCAACCAGTAGCCCGGATGCGTCGGAGGCTGGCCGCCTCCGTCGAGGCGGCCGCGTCGCTTTTTTCCGCCGAGTCGGTAGGGTATCGCAGTCGTCGCGAGTCGCAGTCTCGACTCCGAATCGGGAAAAACTGATTAGAAGGAAAGGTACTTTAGTTTAGACGTATCTAATTTTTAGCAACGATGCGCTTCCTTCCCACGCTCGCGTCGCAGACGGTTCCGTTACGTGCGGCCGCGGAGGTGACGACTCGATGACCGGCTGGCTCGAAATCACGGTGGTCGCGTTCACGGCGCAACTGGCGGTGCTTCCGGGCGAGAAGGTCCAGTTCATCATCGCTGGCCTCTCGACGCGATACAACCCGTGGGTCGTCGTCGCGGCCGCCGGAAGCGCCTTCGCCGGGTGGACCGCGCTCGAAATCTGGTTCGGGAGCGCGCTGAAGGGCGCGCTTCCGGGTGTCTACCTCGACGCGTTCACCGCGGCGCTCTTTCTGGTCTTCGCGGCCCTCCTCGTCCGGTCGGCCCCCGAGCGCGGCGAGACCCCCGCCGAGACCGACGGCGGAATGATGGGCACGGGCGACCTCGACGTGTCGGTGTTCGGCCGCGAGGTCCCCGACGCCCTCGGCGGCTTCCTCCCCATCTTCGTGATGATGGTCACGGGTGAGTTCGGCGACAAGACCCAACTGGTCACCATCGGTCTGGCGGCCCAGTACGGCGCGACTCCCGCGATTTGGGCGGGCGAGATGCTGGCCATCATCCCGGTCAGCCTCGCCAACGCCTTCTTCTTCCACACGTTCTCGCACAAGTTCGACGTGCGGAAGGCCCACTACGCCGGGGCGGTGCTGTTCCTGTTCTTCGGTCTCGACACCGTGCTGTCCATCTTCACCGGCTTCTCGGTCTGGGAGACCGTCGTCGGCTCCGTCGCTGGTGCGCTCACCGCCGCGCTCCCGCTCTGAACTCGGGCCGGACGAGACTCAGGCCGGGCGGCGAGCGGACCCCGCCGCGGTTACGAATCGAACGAGTCGGCGATTCGCTGGCGTACGTCCTCGGCGGTCCCCGCGTTCTCGTGACTCTCGTCCAACTCGAACCCGGCGAGCGCGTCGGTCACGGCGTCGGCCTCCGCGCGGGACAGTTCGACCTCCTCGGTGTCGTCGGGGTCGTTGCCGCCGAAGATGGAGTCGTTGTCGAGCCATCCCGTGTCGTCCCCGGCGGCCATCTCGCCCTTCTCGACGCCGCGGTGTTCGTCGAAGTCGAACTCGGCCGCGAGGTGGTCCTGCACGTTCTGAAGGCGCATCCCCCGGTCACCGGAGGAAGTCATCTCCTCGTCGGAAAGCGCGGCGATGACTACGCGGGCCTCGTTGCGCGTCATGTCGAAGGTCGCGGTGTCACGGTCGGACATGGAGAGAGACACGGTAGCCTGTCTGAAACGACTGGTGGGCGATTCGAGCGCGCGGATTTCGTGGCCGAGTTAGCGGCCGATGGCGCGCCACGCTACGAAAAGCGAGAACGTCGGCGGGAGGTCGCCGTTCTCAGTCGTCGCTTCCGAGGATACCGCGGTGGGTCATCTTCTCGGGGTCGATGACCTCGTCGGCCTCCTCCTCGCTGAGATACCCCTTCTCCACGACGACTTGCTTGACCGTCTTGCCCTCCTTCAGGGCGGTCTTGGCGGCGTCGCTGGCCTTGTCGTAGCCGATGTGGGGGTTGAGTGCGGTGGCGAGCGCCATGCTCTGTTCGACCTGCTCCTCGCAGTGCTGTTCGTTGGCTTCCAGTTTCCGGACGAACTTCTCGCCGAAGACCTCCGCGGAGTTGGCCAGCAGTTCGGCCGACTGGAGGAAGTTGTGCGCCAACACCGGCTTGTAGAGGTTGAGGTCGATTTGGCCCTCGGCGGCCCCGGCGCTCACGGCGGCGTCGTTGCCCAC
This region of Halorussus salinus genomic DNA includes:
- a CDS encoding TMEM165/GDT1 family protein; protein product: MTGWLEITVVAFTAQLAVLPGEKVQFIIAGLSTRYNPWVVVAAAGSAFAGWTALEIWFGSALKGALPGVYLDAFTAALFLVFAALLVRSAPERGETPAETDGGMMGTGDLDVSVFGREVPDALGGFLPIFVMMVTGEFGDKTQLVTIGLAAQYGATPAIWAGEMLAIIPVSLANAFFFHTFSHKFDVRKAHYAGAVLFLFFGLDTVLSIFTGFSVWETVVGSVAGALTAALPL